In one window of Calypte anna isolate BGI_N300 chromosome 1, bCalAnn1_v1.p, whole genome shotgun sequence DNA:
- the LOC115599811 gene encoding ankyrin repeat domain-containing protein 7-like produces the protein MKRIFGFGKKRKGQPPSGGASQPCPAGAAYELRPKDLGKLHRAAASGDLAQVRQGLKKHGIDGRDKAERQCSASKKNAWLFC, from the exons ATGAAGCGCATCTTCGGGTTcgggaagaagaggaaggggcAGCCGCCGTCCGGCGGcgcctcccagccctgccccgcCGGTGCAGCCTACGAGCTCCGGCCGAAGGACCTGGGCAAGCTGCACCGCGCGGCCGCCAGCGGCGACCTGGCCCAGGTGCGGCAGGGGCTGAAGAAACACGGTATCGACGGGCGGGACAAGGCGGAGCG GCAGTGCAGTGCCAGCAAGAAAAATGCGTGGCTATTCTGCTAG